In Periplaneta americana isolate PAMFEO1 chromosome 4, P.americana_PAMFEO1_priV1, whole genome shotgun sequence, one DNA window encodes the following:
- the Cdk7 gene encoding transposable element Hobo transposase isoform X1: MKPIEAIAKPYGNTLDNVNLLWLQNHIQDSNEDSYLVKSLKAKAQKELAAMVSLKLILKCKEIVTLFKRYGIMETLDTSLKQAIETRWNSKLIMLQSFQRNIDKVNSALKEHNREDLVLSSAEQSEISLLIDFLSVFKEETEKLEAENSPTLQYYLLSYYRLRKHCLPNDLDHDGMRNLRQRAYNLLEQKFVPDKLHKIATFLWPHFRNLKMLSANEKEEVLNEVRTMCDKVHSQNPLLSTPPKRMKDDYDDWHEDDYGKDEIQSYIHGVPGDSSDLFGWWRQQERQFPKLRRVAQMILGIPATSAPSERVFSTAGCVISARRSNISPENVDNILFLHSYLNEKNKKSQT; encoded by the exons ATGAAACCAATAGAAGCAATAGCAAAACCTTATGGAAACACTTTAGATAATGTAAACTTACTCTGGCTTCAAAATCATATTCAGGATAGTAACGAAGATTCATATTTGGTCAAGTCGCTAAAAGCAAAGGCGCAAAAAGAGCTGGCAGCAATGGTATCCTTGAAGCTGATTCTTAAATGTAAAGAAATTGTTACATTGTTTAAACGCTATGGTATAATGGAAACATTAGACACTTCTCTAAAACAGGCTATTGAAACTCGCTGGAATTCAAAACTCATCATGCTACAGTCATTCCAACGAAATATTGACAAG GTTAATTCTGCTTTGAAGGAACACAACAGAGAAGATCTTGTACTGTCAAGTGCCGAACAAAGTGAAATTTCATTACTCATTGATTTTCTGTCTGTTTTTAAAGAGGAAACAGAGAAGCTAGAAGCAGAAAATAGTCCCACTTTGCAGTACTACCTTCTTAGTTATTACAGGCTAAGAAAACATTGTTTGCCAAATGACCTTGATCATGATGGAATGCGTAATCTGCGACAGCGTGCATACAATTTGTTGGAGCAAAAATTTGTACCTGATAAACTGCATAAaattgcaacatttctgtggccgCACTTCAGAAACCTCAAAATGCTATCTGCTAATGAAAAGGAAGAG GTGCTTAATGAAGTAAGAACCATGTGTGACAAAGTCCACTCACAGAATCCACTTCTGTCAACTCCACCAAAGAGGATGAAAGATGACTATGACGACTGGCATGAAGATGATTATGGAAAGGATGAAATTCAAAGCTACATCCATGGGGTACCTGGAGACAGTTCTGATTTATTTGGCTGGTGGCGTCAGCAGGAACGACAATTTCCTAAATTAAGAAGAGTAGCCCAAATGATTTTGGGTATTCCCGCCACAAGTGCTCCAAGTGAGAGAGTATTCAGCACAGCAGGGTGTGTCATTTCAGCAAGACGTTCGAATATATCTCCAGAAAATGTCGACAACATATTGTTTTTGCACAGTTACttgaatgaaaaaaacaaaaaatctcaAACGTAG